The following are encoded together in the Anopheles nili chromosome 3, idAnoNiliSN_F5_01, whole genome shotgun sequence genome:
- the LOC128727851 gene encoding uncharacterized protein LOC128727851, whose product MKLLEINDPLEVIPIGCRLLELLGLGRDDKFKLLYWVQVVFYLVCSIVPRVLMKVEDTVTLLRLGSELAFVSYLYSQILALYFRRARLYDLVDSLQKCARKRYSDNILSFLVESNGKINKVSIACCKYFMLAYVLYCVMPPVTSSIIYFRNKRNETGEQEEYIISTEMNLYYLDIRFNLVHYAIYTVTICLLTVTSALTLCTKDVFDVSVIRSTSMMFQVTAMQIRELQGRITQSDLNTIIVSHRDTLECAKKLQKSLNLSLLFQLTFCSAIWCLMLFYILLMGFDSRIMNVALLLVIVTIETYAYCTLGTQLTEKLNDEWE is encoded by the exons ATGAAGTTGCTGGAGATTAACGATCCTCTCGAAGTGATCCCGATCGGTTGCCGGTTGCTAGAACTGTTAGGTTTGGGACGCGATGATAAGTTCAAGCTCCTCTACTGGGTGCAGGTCGTTTTCTATCTTGTGTGTAGTATCGTGCCACGCGTGTTGATGAAAGTCGAGGACACAGTCACGCTACTGCGTCTTGGGTCAGAGCTAGCGTTTGTGTCGTACTTGTACTCCCAGATACTGGCACTTTACTTTCGACGCGCCCGTCTCTATGACTTGGTGGATTCACTGCAGAAATGCGCCCGCAAGCGCTATTCCGACAACATTCTGTCGTTTCTCGTTGAATCGAATGGTAAAATTAACAAGGTGTCGATCGCATGCTGCAAGTACTTTATGCTTGCGTACGTCCTGTACTGCGTGATGCCACCCGTTACATCGAGCATCATCTATTTTCGCAACAAACGCAACGAAACGGGCGAGCAGGAAGAGTACATCATTTCCACCGAGATGAA CTTGTACTATCTGGACATACGCTTCAACTTGGTGCATTACGCCATCTACACCGTCACGATATGCCTGCTGACCGTGACATCGGCTCTGACACTGTGCACGAAGGACGTTTTCGACGTATCAGTCATCCGCAGCACGTCGATGATGTTCCAGGTGACCGCTATGCAGATCCGCGAGCTACAGGGTCGTATCACCCAGTCGGACCTGAACACCATAATTGTGTCGCATCGTGACACGTTGGAGTGTgcgaaaaaattgcaaaaatcgCTCAATCTCTCGCTGCTGTTTCAACTTACGTTTTGCAGTGCCATCTGGTGTCTGATGTTGTTCTACATTCTACTGATG GGATTTGACTCACGAATCATGAATGTTGCCTTGCTGCTGGTGATCGTAACGATCGAGACCTACGCCTACTGTACCCTAGGCACGCAGCTAACGGAGAAG